Proteins found in one Ctenopharyngodon idella isolate HZGC_01 chromosome 16, HZGC01, whole genome shotgun sequence genomic segment:
- the rnf41l gene encoding RING finger protein 151 isoform X1, with translation MGYDLERFVGYVNEGLLCCVCRDVLEDPLQAPCEHAFCSSCIHGWLIHHNSCPEDRLPLDITHLRPLFRYMRNDLARLQVRCVFRPQGCEVICALESIHRHEQQCDYALLNCSNAGDEYLCYRCGCPVQVSRRSLEAHLCVCEYSSRVCASGCGYTILNNEEAQHNCVSELRAELDMLRAELDCKVEEVRHEMESRLDSQRRHMVQKESLLRSEVDELKGQLSRVMSDVRILLGAERARRQELERAELEKAELIELLKKEGLRPATPSEAAAPPPAEVPRKQSPRSLALDCIKRKNREVTVI, from the exons ATGGGCTACGATCTGGAACGCTTTGTAGGCTATGTGAACGAGGGTCTGCTGTGCTGTGTATGTCGGGATGTGTTAGAAGATCCTCTGCAGGCTCCGTGTGAACATGCCTTCTGCAGCTCCTGCATTCATGGATGGCTCATCCACCATAACAGCTGTCCTGAGGACCGCTTGCCTTTAGACATCACACATCTACGCCCACTATTCAG ATATATGAGGAATGATTTAGCGAGGCTGCAGGTAAGGTGTGTTTTCCGGCCACAAGGTTGTGAGGTCATATGTGCTCTGGAGTCCATTCATCGGCATGAGCAACAGTGTGATTACGCTTTGCTGAACTGCAGTAATGCAG GTGACGAGTACTTGTGTTACCGTTGTG GCTGCCCAGTTCAGGTGTCGCGGCGCTCTCTGGAAGCTCATCTATGTGTGTGCGAATACAGCAGTAGAGTTTGCGCAAGCGGCTGTGGATACACAATCCTAAACAATGAGGAGGCCCAACACAACTGTGTATCAGAGCTACGAGCTGAGCTGGACATGCTCAG GGCAGAATTAGACTGCAAAGTCGAAGAGGTGAGGCATGAAATGGAATCTCGCTTGGATTCCCAAAGACGACACATGGTGCAGAAGGAGAGTTTGCTGAGGAGTGAAGTGGATGAACTTAAG GGTCAACTGTCCCGCGTCATGTCAGATGTCCGCATTCTACTGGGTGCAGAGAGAGCACGCAGACAAGAGCTAGAGAGGGCGGAGCTTGAGAAGGCGGAGCTTattgaacttttaaaaaaggaggGTCTCAGACCAGCCACACCCTCTGAAGCTGCAGCTCCGCCCCCTGCTGAGGTTCCGAGAAAGCAAAGCCCACGAAGCCTAGCTTTGGACTGCATCAAAAGGAAGAATAGAGAGGTGACGGTTATCTGA
- the rnf41l gene encoding RING finger protein 151 isoform X2 translates to MGYDLERFVGYVNEGLLCCVCRDVLEDPLQAPCEHAFCSSCIHGWLIHHNSCPEDRLPLDITHLRPLFRYMRNDLARLQVRCVFRPQGCEVICALESIHRHEQQCDYALLNCSNAGCPVQVSRRSLEAHLCVCEYSSRVCASGCGYTILNNEEAQHNCVSELRAELDMLRAELDCKVEEVRHEMESRLDSQRRHMVQKESLLRSEVDELKGQLSRVMSDVRILLGAERARRQELERAELEKAELIELLKKEGLRPATPSEAAAPPPAEVPRKQSPRSLALDCIKRKNREVTVI, encoded by the exons ATGGGCTACGATCTGGAACGCTTTGTAGGCTATGTGAACGAGGGTCTGCTGTGCTGTGTATGTCGGGATGTGTTAGAAGATCCTCTGCAGGCTCCGTGTGAACATGCCTTCTGCAGCTCCTGCATTCATGGATGGCTCATCCACCATAACAGCTGTCCTGAGGACCGCTTGCCTTTAGACATCACACATCTACGCCCACTATTCAG ATATATGAGGAATGATTTAGCGAGGCTGCAGGTAAGGTGTGTTTTCCGGCCACAAGGTTGTGAGGTCATATGTGCTCTGGAGTCCATTCATCGGCATGAGCAACAGTGTGATTACGCTTTGCTGAACTGCAGTAATGCAG GCTGCCCAGTTCAGGTGTCGCGGCGCTCTCTGGAAGCTCATCTATGTGTGTGCGAATACAGCAGTAGAGTTTGCGCAAGCGGCTGTGGATACACAATCCTAAACAATGAGGAGGCCCAACACAACTGTGTATCAGAGCTACGAGCTGAGCTGGACATGCTCAG GGCAGAATTAGACTGCAAAGTCGAAGAGGTGAGGCATGAAATGGAATCTCGCTTGGATTCCCAAAGACGACACATGGTGCAGAAGGAGAGTTTGCTGAGGAGTGAAGTGGATGAACTTAAG GGTCAACTGTCCCGCGTCATGTCAGATGTCCGCATTCTACTGGGTGCAGAGAGAGCACGCAGACAAGAGCTAGAGAGGGCGGAGCTTGAGAAGGCGGAGCTTattgaacttttaaaaaaggaggGTCTCAGACCAGCCACACCCTCTGAAGCTGCAGCTCCGCCCCCTGCTGAGGTTCCGAGAAAGCAAAGCCCACGAAGCCTAGCTTTGGACTGCATCAAAAGGAAGAATAGAGAGGTGACGGTTATCTGA